A single Bifidobacterium scardovii JCM 12489 = DSM 13734 DNA region contains:
- a CDS encoding L-serine ammonia-lyase, which produces MFSIIDMFKVGVGPSSSHTVGPMVAAQAFAASLDRNGLLERVARVRTTLYGSLSMTGIGHGTDRAAVAGLEGNLPATVDTDHMMTIKQECERTGRLMLDGKHEIEFDYEHDVVFELWQRMAAHPNGMRFQAFDVQGNLVDEQVWYSIGGGFVRKGHPDDLMIGIHDRPPAGSSFADEEAESSIDFGPQVPYNFTSGAELMRICKEHGMSIADVVWANETAMRPADAVRADLLRIWKVMSDCVHNGCTSTQTTLPGGLDVPRRAPKMYRRLSGNGDVLNRAHRADEVLEESDSAWVNLFALAVNEENAGGGRIVTAPTNGASGIIPAVLHYYWHFVDSADEDGVVRFLLTAGAIGYLFKRNASISGAEVGCQGEVGTACSMAAGGLCAVMGGTPEQVENAAEIGIEHNLGLTCDPVGGLVQIPCIERNAMGANTAINAVRIAMLGDGSHIVTLDQAIKTMKDTGEDMMSKYKETSKGGLAVNVVEC; this is translated from the coding sequence ATGTTCAGCATCATCGACATGTTCAAGGTCGGCGTCGGCCCCAGCTCGTCCCACACGGTCGGGCCGATGGTCGCCGCCCAGGCGTTCGCGGCCTCGTTGGACCGCAACGGCCTGCTCGAACGGGTGGCCCGCGTGCGCACCACGCTGTATGGGTCGCTGTCCATGACCGGCATCGGCCACGGCACCGACCGGGCCGCCGTCGCCGGGCTGGAGGGCAATCTGCCGGCCACGGTGGACACCGATCATATGATGACCATCAAGCAGGAGTGCGAGCGCACCGGCAGGCTCATGCTCGACGGCAAGCACGAGATCGAGTTCGACTACGAGCATGACGTGGTGTTCGAGCTGTGGCAGCGCATGGCCGCCCACCCCAACGGCATGCGTTTCCAAGCCTTCGACGTCCAGGGCAACCTCGTCGACGAGCAGGTGTGGTATTCGATCGGCGGCGGCTTCGTGCGCAAGGGGCACCCGGACGACCTGATGATCGGCATCCACGACCGCCCGCCGGCAGGCTCGTCGTTCGCGGACGAGGAGGCCGAATCGTCCATCGACTTCGGACCGCAGGTGCCCTACAATTTCACGTCCGGCGCCGAACTGATGCGCATCTGCAAGGAGCATGGCATGTCCATCGCCGATGTGGTATGGGCCAACGAGACGGCGATGCGCCCGGCCGACGCGGTGCGCGCCGATCTGCTGCGCATCTGGAAGGTGATGAGCGATTGCGTGCACAACGGGTGCACCAGCACGCAGACCACGCTGCCCGGCGGGCTCGACGTGCCGCGCCGCGCGCCGAAGATGTACCGCCGCCTGTCCGGCAACGGCGACGTGCTCAACCGGGCGCACCGCGCCGACGAGGTGCTGGAGGAGTCGGACTCCGCGTGGGTGAACCTGTTCGCGCTGGCCGTCAACGAGGAGAACGCCGGCGGCGGCCGCATCGTGACCGCGCCGACCAACGGCGCGTCGGGCATCATCCCGGCCGTGCTGCACTACTACTGGCATTTCGTCGATTCGGCCGACGAGGACGGCGTCGTGCGCTTCCTGCTCACGGCCGGCGCGATCGGCTACCTGTTCAAGCGCAACGCCTCGATCTCCGGCGCCGAGGTCGGCTGCCAGGGCGAGGTCGGCACGGCCTGCTCCATGGCGGCCGGCGGCCTGTGCGCGGTGATGGGCGGCACACCCGAGCAGGTGGAGAACGCCGCGGAGATCGGCATCGAGCACAATCTGGGCCTCACCTGCGACCCGGTCGGCGGCCTGGTGCAGATCCCGTGCATCGAGCGCAACGCGATGGGCGCGAACACGGCGATCAACGCGGTGCGCATCGCGATGCT